The following coding sequences lie in one Acidimicrobiales bacterium genomic window:
- a CDS encoding M23 family metallopeptidase, which translates to MAAALSYPLALAPKPAGADPGDSGIQPGAPSGPPSSLEAIAGTYQAASARADAVGLQLAGAQVTLTKTEAQVGVARAHLRQDAVDSFVDGSVPPTAAALATGSTADDSLVRNEYLQTVTGDARDAARRLDAVRTTLKGQLASLQVQEQAAQAALSAAARARGELLAQAPTAVAASAAPPAPAATGTGGLPLPVQYLKNGSVDDGVDYTAPGGTPEFAMGPGVIIREGIGGFGPNAPVLQITGGPLAGRAVYYGHAGPDLVPVGATVAQGQQISIVGYGIVGESTGPHIEIGFYPVGPNGAGRPMLEYINSVVGHSTGS; encoded by the coding sequence GTGGCGGCTGCTCTCAGCTACCCCCTCGCTCTGGCACCAAAACCTGCCGGGGCCGACCCCGGCGACTCCGGGATCCAACCTGGGGCCCCGTCCGGCCCGCCGAGCTCGCTCGAGGCCATTGCCGGCACGTACCAAGCGGCCAGCGCCAGGGCCGACGCCGTGGGACTGCAGCTGGCAGGGGCGCAGGTGACGCTGACCAAGACGGAGGCTCAGGTCGGTGTCGCGCGGGCCCATCTGCGTCAGGACGCCGTGGACTCCTTCGTCGACGGGAGCGTGCCCCCGACGGCGGCCGCGCTCGCGACCGGCAGCACCGCAGACGACTCGCTGGTGCGCAACGAGTACCTCCAGACGGTGACAGGGGACGCACGCGACGCCGCCCGTCGCCTGGACGCGGTCCGAACGACGCTCAAGGGCCAGCTGGCGAGCCTCCAGGTGCAGGAGCAGGCCGCACAGGCGGCGCTCTCCGCCGCGGCCAGGGCCAGGGGTGAGCTGCTCGCCCAGGCGCCGACGGCCGTCGCCGCCTCAGCGGCGCCTCCCGCTCCAGCAGCCACCGGCACCGGGGGTCTGCCGCTGCCGGTCCAGTACCTCAAGAACGGCAGCGTCGACGACGGCGTGGACTACACAGCTCCCGGCGGCACACCGGAGTTCGCCATGGGACCTGGGGTCATCATCCGTGAGGGCATCGGAGGCTTCGGTCCGAACGCGCCGGTGCTGCAGATCACCGGCGGGCCCCTGGCCGGCCGGGCGGTGTACTACGGCCACGCAGGACCCGATCTCGTGCCCGTCGGGGCCACGGTCGCTCAGGGCCAGCAGATCTCCATCGTCGGCTACGGGATCGTCGGCGAGTCGACCGGACCCCATATCGAG